From the Serratia nematodiphila DZ0503SBS1 genome, one window contains:
- a CDS encoding MacB family efflux pump subunit has protein sequence MNAIIELKGISRTYTNGGQALTVLKDIDLTIAAGELVAIIGASGSGKSTLMNIMGCLDVPDRGDYYISGQNAAHLSPDELARLRREHIGFIFQRYHLMPDLSALGNVEIPAIYANARRDQRRLRAAQLLARLGLEGREDHKPGQLSGGQQQRVSIARSLINGGEIILADEPTGALDTQSGQEVLAILSELNQRGHTVVIVTHDMNVAQHAHRVIELRDGEIIADSGRQSAPATALSPPNRSRQSGWQSLIDRTRESLHMALKAMNAHRLRTALTMTGIIFGIAAVVTVVALGEGAKQRTLENIKGLGTNVVSIYPGRDFFDDAIDSIRTLVPADADALAQQSFVDSVSPEVSASDSIRFRSKSATASITGVGRDYFRVNGITLVQGATFRDDRNALQEVIIDDNARQALFGDFGVEPLGQIVFLGSVPARVVGVAKSERNYAPNRISVWMPYSTVMYRMVGKTTLGGITVRLKDDVASEAAVSAITQLLTQRHGVKDFMTFNRDQFRKSIERTSMTLSLLILMVASISLVIGSLGVMNIMLVSVTERTHEIGVRMAVGARRGDIMQQFMIEAVLVCLIGGILGIALSFAAGSLFTTLAGGMFTAIYSWQAAATAFFCSTLIGMIFGYLPARKAARMDPVVSLASE, from the coding sequence GTGAACGCGATCATCGAGCTAAAAGGCATCAGTCGAACCTACACCAACGGCGGTCAGGCGCTGACGGTGTTGAAAGACATCGATTTGACCATCGCCGCTGGCGAGCTGGTGGCGATCATCGGCGCCTCGGGTTCCGGCAAATCGACGCTGATGAACATCATGGGCTGCCTCGACGTGCCGGATCGCGGCGACTACTACATCAGCGGCCAGAACGCCGCCCACCTGTCGCCGGACGAACTGGCCCGCCTGCGCCGCGAGCATATCGGCTTTATCTTCCAGCGTTACCACCTGATGCCCGATCTCAGCGCGCTGGGCAACGTCGAAATTCCGGCCATCTACGCCAACGCCCGGCGCGATCAGCGGCGGCTGCGGGCGGCGCAACTGCTGGCGCGGTTAGGCCTGGAGGGTCGCGAAGACCACAAGCCCGGCCAGCTTTCCGGCGGCCAGCAGCAGCGCGTCAGCATCGCCCGCTCGCTGATCAACGGCGGCGAAATTATCCTGGCGGACGAACCGACCGGCGCGCTGGACACCCAATCCGGCCAGGAAGTGCTGGCGATCCTGAGCGAGCTGAATCAGCGCGGCCACACCGTGGTTATCGTGACCCACGATATGAACGTGGCGCAGCATGCGCACCGCGTCATCGAGCTGCGAGACGGCGAGATCATCGCTGACAGCGGCCGCCAATCGGCGCCCGCCACCGCGCTGTCGCCGCCGAACCGCAGTCGGCAAAGCGGCTGGCAAAGCCTGATTGACCGCACCCGCGAATCGCTGCACATGGCGCTAAAAGCGATGAACGCCCACCGCCTGCGCACCGCGCTGACCATGACCGGGATTATCTTCGGCATCGCCGCCGTGGTTACGGTGGTGGCGCTGGGCGAAGGCGCCAAGCAGCGCACGCTGGAGAATATCAAGGGGCTCGGCACCAACGTGGTGAGCATCTATCCGGGGCGCGACTTCTTCGACGACGCCATCGACAGCATCCGCACCCTGGTGCCGGCCGACGCCGACGCCCTGGCGCAACAAAGCTTCGTCGACAGCGTCAGCCCGGAGGTCAGCGCGTCCGACAGCATCCGTTTTCGCAGCAAATCCGCCACCGCCTCGATCACCGGCGTCGGGCGCGACTATTTCCGCGTCAACGGCATCACGCTGGTGCAAGGCGCCACCTTCCGCGACGATCGCAACGCGCTGCAGGAAGTGATCATCGACGACAACGCGCGCCAGGCGCTGTTCGGCGATTTTGGCGTCGAGCCGCTCGGCCAGATCGTGTTTCTCGGCTCGGTGCCGGCGCGGGTGGTCGGCGTCGCCAAAAGCGAACGCAACTATGCGCCTAACCGCATCAGCGTCTGGATGCCCTACAGCACGGTGATGTACCGTATGGTCGGCAAGACCACGCTCGGCGGCATCACCGTGCGCCTGAAGGACGACGTCGCCAGCGAAGCCGCCGTCAGCGCCATCACGCAGTTGCTGACCCAACGCCATGGCGTCAAGGATTTCATGACGTTCAACCGCGATCAGTTCCGTAAATCGATCGAACGCACCTCGATGACGCTCAGCCTGCTGATCCTGATGGTGGCCTCGATCTCGCTGGTGATCGGCAGCCTGGGCGTAATGAACATCATGCTGGTCTCGGTAACCGAGCGCACCCACGAGATCGGCGTGCGCATGGCGGTCGGCGCGCGGCGCGGCGATATCATGCAACAGTTCATGATCGAGGCGGTGCTGGTCTGTCTGATCGGCGGCATTTTGGGCATCGCGCTGTCGTTCGCCGCCGGTTCGCTGTTCACCACGCTGGCGGGCGGCATGTTCACCGCCATCTATTCCTGGCAAGCCGCCGCGACGGCGTTTTTCTGTTCAACCTTAATCGGCATGATCTTCGGTTATCTCCCCGCCCGTAAAGCGGCAAGGATGGATCCGGTCGTTTCATTGGCCAGCGAGTAA
- a CDS encoding TolC family protein, with amino-acid sequence MKIISPLALSLAALLTAGCGNALKSDYRAPQINYPAGWQHTAENATPTPFDWRDFHDPELDRWLQQVMASNNDLAVAVLRVYRARLEAERVGISTAPDVSASLGSSINRPLSESSSWNKTSNASLTTSYEVDLWGKLARQRDAAEWASQASEQDLQTARLTLLADAATNYWRIGFLNQQIDVSRASIAYAKTTLRLANARYQAGSISALDVVNAEQSLLAQESRLLALQHERQQALNEQAVLLGAPSGQATIAPARLPTAAMPQINTGIPASVLSRRPDLSAKELRLRAALANVDEKRLQYYPAFSLTGSLGASSSALLEFLRNPTGSLSAGLTLPFLQWRQMGVEIKIARNDYEQQVLAFKQALYKAMGDVNNALSLRTQLLAQETQLRASLALARKSERLNEVRYRQGAVTITDWLNAQEQRRQAELAVDENRFAQYQNLAKIYLEFGGSSAP; translated from the coding sequence ATGAAAATTATCTCTCCCCTGGCGTTAAGCCTCGCCGCCCTGCTCACCGCCGGCTGCGGCAACGCCCTGAAAAGCGACTACCGGGCGCCGCAGATCAACTATCCTGCAGGGTGGCAGCACACCGCCGAAAACGCCACGCCGACGCCGTTCGACTGGCGTGATTTCCACGATCCTGAGCTCGATCGCTGGCTGCAACAGGTGATGGCCAGCAACAACGATCTGGCCGTCGCCGTGCTGCGCGTCTACCGCGCGCGGCTCGAGGCGGAACGCGTCGGCATCAGCACCGCGCCTGACGTCAGCGCCTCATTAGGCAGCAGCATTAATCGCCCGCTGTCCGAGTCCTCCTCGTGGAATAAAACCAGCAACGCGTCGCTCACCACCAGCTATGAGGTCGATCTGTGGGGCAAGCTGGCGCGCCAGCGCGACGCCGCCGAGTGGGCCAGCCAGGCTTCCGAGCAGGATCTGCAAACGGCGCGCCTGACGCTGCTGGCCGACGCCGCCACGAATTACTGGCGCATCGGCTTCCTCAATCAGCAGATCGACGTCAGCCGGGCGAGCATCGCCTATGCCAAAACGACGCTACGGCTGGCCAACGCCCGTTATCAGGCCGGCAGCATCTCGGCGCTGGACGTGGTGAACGCGGAGCAAAGCTTGCTGGCGCAGGAAAGCCGACTGCTGGCGTTGCAGCACGAACGCCAACAGGCGCTGAACGAACAGGCGGTGCTGCTGGGTGCGCCTTCGGGCCAGGCCACTATCGCGCCCGCACGCCTGCCGACGGCGGCGATGCCGCAGATCAACACCGGCATTCCCGCCAGCGTCTTGAGCCGCCGCCCGGATCTCAGCGCTAAAGAGCTGCGGTTGCGCGCCGCCCTGGCCAACGTCGACGAGAAACGGCTGCAATACTATCCCGCGTTCAGCCTGACCGGCTCGCTGGGTGCCAGCAGCAGCGCGCTGCTGGAATTCCTGCGCAACCCGACGGGCAGCCTCAGCGCCGGCCTGACGCTGCCGTTCCTGCAGTGGCGGCAAATGGGCGTGGAGATCAAGATCGCCCGCAACGATTATGAACAGCAGGTGCTGGCGTTCAAACAGGCGCTGTACAAGGCGATGGGCGATGTGAACAACGCCCTGTCATTGCGTACGCAGCTGCTGGCGCAGGAGACGCAGTTGCGCGCTTCATTGGCGCTGGCGCGCAAATCGGAGCGGCTGAACGAGGTGCGCTACCGGCAGGGTGCCGTCACCATTACCGACTGGCTAAACGCTCAGGAGCAACGCCGTCAGGCGGAACTGGCGGTAGACGAAAACCGCTTCGCGCAGTACCAGAACCTGGCGAAAATCTATCTGGAGTTCGGCGGTTCGTCGGCGCCCTAA
- the proP gene encoding glycine betaine/L-proline transporter ProP, with the protein MKLRKKRHKPMHINDITIIDDSKLKKAITAAALGNAMEWFDFGVYGFVAYALGQVFFPGASPGVQMIAALATFSVPFLVRPLGGLFFGAMGDKFGRQKVLSVTIIIMAVSTFCIGLIPSYASIGIWAPILLLLAKLAQGFSVGGEYSGAAIFVAEYSPDRKRGFMGSWLDFGSIAGFVMGAGVVVLISSIVGEANFLDWGWRIPFFIAAPLGLIGLYLRHALEETPAFQQHVDKMEKEDRNAIENPPKTSFKEIAAKHWKSLLVCVGIVISTNVTYYMLLTYMPSYLSHNLHYSEDHGVLIIIAIMIGMLFVQPVIGLTSDRIGRKPFIIGGSIGLLALAIPCFILINSNVIGLIFVGLLVLAVLLNSFTGVMASILPAMFPTHIRYSALAISFNISVLIAGATPTVAAWLVEATGNLYMPAYYLMVVAVIGLITGLYMKETANKPLRGATPAASDRTEAKELLQETYDNIEQKVEDINAQIAELEKKKQILIDQHPKLD; encoded by the coding sequence ATGAAGTTAAGAAAAAAACGACATAAACCGATGCACATTAACGACATCACCATCATCGATGACAGCAAACTCAAGAAGGCGATCACCGCGGCGGCCCTGGGCAACGCGATGGAGTGGTTCGACTTCGGCGTATACGGCTTTGTCGCCTATGCGCTTGGCCAGGTCTTCTTCCCCGGCGCCTCTCCCGGCGTGCAAATGATCGCCGCGCTGGCGACCTTCTCCGTGCCCTTCCTGGTGCGTCCGCTCGGCGGCCTGTTCTTCGGCGCTATGGGCGACAAGTTCGGCCGGCAAAAAGTTCTCTCGGTCACCATTATCATCATGGCGGTCAGCACCTTCTGTATCGGCCTGATCCCATCCTATGCGTCGATCGGCATCTGGGCCCCGATCCTGCTGCTGCTGGCCAAACTGGCGCAGGGCTTCTCCGTCGGCGGTGAATATTCCGGCGCGGCGATCTTCGTCGCCGAGTACTCGCCGGACCGCAAACGCGGGTTTATGGGGAGCTGGCTGGATTTCGGCTCCATCGCCGGCTTTGTGATGGGCGCAGGCGTAGTGGTGCTGATCTCCAGCATCGTCGGCGAAGCCAACTTCCTCGACTGGGGCTGGCGCATTCCGTTCTTCATCGCCGCGCCGCTGGGCCTGATCGGTCTCTATCTGCGCCATGCGCTGGAAGAAACCCCGGCGTTCCAGCAGCACGTGGATAAGATGGAGAAAGAGGATCGCAACGCCATCGAAAATCCGCCGAAAACCTCGTTCAAAGAGATCGCGGCCAAACACTGGAAAAGTTTGCTGGTGTGCGTCGGTATCGTGATTTCCACCAACGTGACCTATTACATGCTGTTGACCTACATGCCGAGTTACCTGTCGCATAACCTGCACTACTCGGAGGATCACGGCGTTCTGATCATCATCGCCATCATGATCGGCATGCTGTTCGTGCAGCCGGTGATCGGCCTGACCAGCGACCGTATCGGCCGTAAGCCGTTCATCATCGGCGGCAGCATCGGCCTGTTGGCGCTGGCGATCCCGTGCTTCATTTTGATCAACAGCAACGTCATCGGCCTGATCTTCGTCGGTCTGCTGGTGCTGGCGGTCCTGCTCAACTCCTTCACCGGGGTGATGGCCTCGATTCTGCCGGCAATGTTCCCGACGCACATCCGCTACAGCGCGCTGGCGATTTCGTTCAACATTTCGGTACTGATCGCCGGTGCAACACCGACCGTCGCTGCCTGGCTGGTCGAAGCGACCGGCAACCTGTACATGCCGGCCTACTACCTGATGGTTGTGGCGGTGATCGGTCTTATCACCGGTCTGTACATGAAAGAGACCGCCAACAAGCCGCTGCGCGGCGCGACGCCGGCCGCTTCTGACCGTACCGAAGCGAAAGAACTGCTGCAGGAGACCTACGACAACATCGAACAGAAAGTCGAGGACATCAACGCGCAGATCGCCGAGCTGGAAAAGAAAAAGCAGATCCTGATAGACCAGCACCCCAAGCTGGACTGA